The window TTTCAACAGTTGTGTGTGGCTTTGGAGATCTCTCTGCTTTTATCCCCCAAGTAAGCTTCTTccaacaagttttttttttttttttgaacaaaaattaGCAATTTAAACGATTGTGTAGTACAGCTTGAAACTGGTTATGgagttacaaaataattttagattttggtgtgaacaaaaaaattatttgatgcTTGCTATAACATGAGCTTGAGCCCTCTCATGTTAGAAAATTTATCCATTATATAATCTGAACAATAATATTTGACCAAGTGCATGTTTTGAACTCTCTTGAAGGTCGATTTGTGTAGTTCGGTCAAGCATCTCTGTATGCATGTTAAAACCCCAATCTTGCAAGTAATAATAGTTCCTTTTCtcattattgtttcttttttttttcttgaagaaaTGGTAGGTAACGAGGAAGAGGCCACTAGGACAAAGACATTGGTAGATAAGTTGATGCGAGATGGTGATTTTGTTGGTGCTAAGCGTCTTTTAATGGGGGCTCAGAGTCAGAGACTCTTCTCTGGTCTTCACAGCTTACCACAGATGTTAGCTGTATGTGATGTCCACACTTCTGCCGCCAAGAAAATCAACGGTCTTATGGACTGGTACAGTATTCTTCAAGTTGGACCTTCTTCTGACGATGATACAATCAAGAAGCAGTACAAGAAGCTCGCTTTGCTTCTCCATCCTGACAAAAACCACTTCCCCGGTGCAGAGGCTGCCTTCAGGTTGATTCTGGAAGCTAACACATTGCTCACTGACAAGGAACAACGGTTAGTGTACGATGGAGCATTGAAGAAGGCAAACAGTgtctttaacaaaaagaaaagaaagaagacaaacagTACTGCTCCTCGTTTTACATATTGTAAATGTGGAGTCTTGAGACCATATGCAGACACGTCTGAGATCTGCCAGAGTTGTGTGATACGAAATGCTGAACGTaaaatactgtatatatatccTGAAGGAAAGATTCGGGGACCGTTCCCTGTTTCAGATTTTATTAGATGGTTTGAAGAAGGGTATTTCGAGACAGACCTACAGGTTCGCTTTGCAGATGCTCCGGAAGGAACCCCTTTTCAAGATCTAGGCAATATCTTGTCAGATTTGAAGACAAAAGAAAGTGTTCATGGGGATATGAGTACATCAGAATCCGTATTACCTAATAAAGATCTCTCAATCAAACGTTGATGATGGAACTGAGGATACTACAACGGTGGTAAGTAACTCGGGAGTATGAGACTCAAGCATATATTAGGTAAGCCCTTTTTGAAAACTGGAATGAGATTGATTTTGCATGTGAATGACTAAAATCAATCTGTGGCGGAGCTAAGTATGTGAAGCGTAATAGAGAAGTAGTAGTGTAATATTAGGTCTGTAAAATAGAAGTAATCGTTTTTAAAggattaagagagagagatagtatGATAAATGTTCAGCTTATGGTGTCCTCTTGCTTAATGAAGCAAGCCAAACGGTTTACTAACTAGtgtaaatttgtttataaactCTGTTGACTCATCAAGTACCACTGACTCAAAATATGTCAGAAGGAACTGATACATTGTTCTATATGAGGTAAGAAAATACTTATGATGGGTAGTAACTTATCGGAAAAACAGAGGCACTGGCTAGCTGCATGGCAAAATGGGCAGCTTCATCGAATCGGTGACTTGCACCCTAGTTACTTGTGTCTCCACTGCTGAACATATTTTAGTGAGATTTTTGagattactctgttttttgGGTTTACTTCTCTTGTTTTGAGGATTATGTGATGGGTGAGAAGTGGAGGTTGAGACGATTAGCATATTTTAACAcaaaattctgaattttgtatgaTACCATTACTACCTCATAGCATATTGAACGAAATCCCAGTAGACAATGAAAGTATACCAAAACTAATCGTACCATCTGAATACCATagagaaatttatataaatccCATATTAGTGTGAGactttttggttgtgtgttacTTGTTATTAATCTACAAACTAGTAGACTTATGTAAAGTTGAAGTGGAAAATCCAACATCTCTGCATTCTTCAACTAGTCATTGAAATGGAAGGAATAATAGAGAAGTAGAGTAGTAGTGCAATATTAGGTCTCAGCCAAAGCTGGAAACTATTTTATCAGTAAAACAGAAGtaatcggtttttttttttaaggattaagAGAGCTTACTTCTTCGAACCCTGGAACAACTTTTAAGCCCaatgtgttttcttcttaagCCTTCACTAGACGAGTggaaaagacagagagagatagagagacatACGAAAACGTAGAGAAATTACAAAATGGAGCAGGCTTTTTGtgctttgcttttctttttcttctgctttGGAGGTTGAAGAACCACTCGGATCGCTGCATCAAATACACCTTTCACGTTCTGCACTTtcattataagaaaaaacacaGAAGCTTTGAGTTTAAGCTCAAGTAAAAGAAGCAAGGTAATGTGTAATTATActctaaaacaaaagggaagtttttgtttcttgcctCCTGTGTTTTTGAACTGCACTCGATGTATGCAGGAGCTCCAATTAGCTTCTTCAGTTCCTCTCCCTTTGATGCCCAAAGTGAGGAATGGTTAAGAGGGTTTCGTTTAAGTACCAAGCTGAGTATATTGACCCATTTCAAAGAAAATTTTGTGTACCTGAGCAGTGGTAATAGGTACAGCGCCAGGGTGGTCAATGAAGAACTGTTTGTCATCCCGAAGATCTGACATATATGATGAACAAAAGCGCATAAGCAGCAGACAAAAAgtcacaaaaataaaacttacgtCTAAATGGTTCAGGCAGCAGGCCGAAAGTGAAGCATTggtttcaaaaataagaaacagaatCCGTTACACCAATTTTGACAGAACGTCTTGTACAAGCCTTAACTATTAGGTTTATATTTGCTAGACATCCAACAGCTGCTTACATGCATGCAGTTGTCTCTTACAATGGAGGAGGCAGGTTAACTATCACGAGAAAGTGTGAGATATGATCCATAACGTATCACAAATTTCATTAAAACTGAAGACAAAACATCACAGACAAGCTTGTAAACCTAGATTACTGCACAATTGAAATACTCAGAAAACCAGCCCTAATTGCTAGACACCCAACAGCTGCTTAATGCATGTGGTTGGGTTGTGTCTTACAACTTAACTATCACGAGAAAGTGTAAGATAAGATAAACCATCTGATGCATAGCGTAAATCACAATATTAAATagaacagaaagaagaaaaatcgcAGTCAAGCTTGTAAACCTAGATTATTGCAGGATTTGTGATACTCAGGAAAGCAGCCCCAATTTCCACTAGATAAAAAGAGCTAAAATGTCCTAAACTACTAGATGGATATCTTGGTAATgaacaaatcaaaacagaaacaacGAATGTATTGTATTGTCAACACAAAGCAAAGCTTAAACATAACTTGGACGTGAACAAATCAAAACAGGAGCAGTAAATGTATGAAATAGTTTTACAATTATCCAGAGAAGCTGACACAATTGAGGAAAACCAAAAAGCAGGATTGCGTTTTGTCAGACTATATACGCCAAAAGAGGAAGTTACCTAGTTTGGTTCCAACAAGAACAATTGGGACACCAGGGGCATAGTGCTTCAGCTCTGGGATCCACTACAAACAGGAAATAAAGCAGCAAAAATCACAAACCAGAAAACCTTGTTTTAGTTGTCAATAACAAAAACTTGTAGCAAACCTTGTTTCAATTCAAAACGCACCTTCTTGGAGACATTCTCATAACTAGCCTTACTGATAAGAGAGAATGCTAAGATGAAAACGTCAGCACCGCGGTAACTCAAAGGTCTTAATCTGTTATAATCTTCCTGCCCtgttacaacaaaacaaaaagatcaggCCCacacaaattatgaaaaatcCAAAGCTGCTGCTGCTAGCTAGTATAAACAAAGATCCCAATAATGTCAGTACCCGCGGTATCCCATAGTCCTAGGTTGACAGTGCTCCCGTTAACAACCACATTAGCACTAAAGTTATCGAAAACAGTCGGTACGTAATCCTGTTCCAGACAAACCCACAAGATTTAAACGAGATACA is drawn from Camelina sativa cultivar DH55 chromosome 1, Cs, whole genome shotgun sequence and contains these coding sequences:
- the LOC104699780 gene encoding rac-like GTP-binding protein ARAC1, coding for MSASRFIKCVTVGDGAVGKTCLLISYTSNTFPTDYVPTVFDNFSANVVVNGSTVNLGLWDTAGQEDYNRLRPLSYRGADVFILAFSLISKASYENVSKKWIPELKHYAPGVPIVLVGTKLDLRDDKQFFIDHPGAVPITTAQGEELKKLIGAPAYIECSSKTQENVKGVFDAAIRVVLQPPKQKKKKSKAQKACSIL